From Mucilaginibacter inviolabilis, a single genomic window includes:
- a CDS encoding DsbA family oxidoreductase encodes MKIEIWSDVMCPFCYIGKRRFEDALQQSGHQEQIEIEWKSFQLNPDMKTDLSTNINQYLADAKGWTLDYAAQLNDHVTQMAAEVGLTYNFDRAVVANSFNAHRFTHLAKKHGLGDAAEEALFKAYFTEGQNIDDNDTLIKLGVNIGLNAAEIKQVLESDTYADEVKYDIAQAQQLGIRGVPFFVMNNKYGVSGAQAVPVFLETIEKSFTEWNQENKKPSLTVIEGESCSPDGDCG; translated from the coding sequence ATGAAAATAGAGATATGGTCTGATGTGATGTGCCCGTTTTGTTACATCGGCAAACGCAGGTTTGAGGATGCACTGCAACAATCAGGGCACCAGGAGCAGATAGAAATTGAGTGGAAAAGCTTTCAGCTTAACCCGGATATGAAAACCGACCTCTCTACCAATATTAACCAGTACCTGGCCGATGCCAAAGGCTGGACACTGGATTATGCAGCGCAGTTAAATGATCATGTAACCCAAATGGCAGCCGAAGTAGGTTTAACCTATAACTTTGATCGTGCCGTGGTAGCCAATAGTTTTAACGCTCACCGTTTTACGCATCTCGCCAAAAAACATGGTTTAGGTGATGCTGCAGAAGAAGCCTTATTTAAAGCCTACTTTACCGAAGGACAGAACATTGATGATAACGATACCCTGATTAAACTGGGCGTTAACATTGGTTTAAATGCTGCTGAAATAAAGCAAGTATTGGAAAGCGATACCTATGCTGATGAGGTAAAATACGATATTGCACAGGCGCAACAGTTAGGTATCCGTGGCGTTCCATTTTTTGTGATGAACAATAAATATGGCGTATCCGGAGCTCAGGCTGTACCAGTGTTCCTGGAGACTATTGAAAAATCATTCACGGAGTGGAATCAGGAAAACAAGAAACCTTCATTAACCGTTATTGAAGGAGAATCCTGCTCGCCCGATGGTGATTGCGGATAA
- a CDS encoding MFS transporter: MIDAPAVPLPLSKKALRIAVGAMFFMAGLSFSSWASRIATVQQDMGLSDAALGAVLFALPVGLMCSLPFSGWIITKIGSRKLLISALLVYSVALVTLGLAQNPFQLIICLICFGFSSNAVNISVNTQAVITEELYQRPILASFHGLWSSAGFVGAGVGTFMIANHVAPYLHFLIMMVVIMIGVIVAARYLKDDKVANAGPVFVMPDSSLIKLGVIAFCSMICEGAMFDWSVIYFKKVVLAPTALVGVGFTAFMLTMAGGRFFADKFAHRYGLKRTLQVSGTLTATGLLFAVAFPHVYTAIAGFLLVGVGVSSVVPMVFSAAGKSKTMQPGVALAAVSTIGFLGFLVGPPLIGFIAGLATLRASFILIACMGVSVVVVSTKAKI, translated from the coding sequence ATGATCGACGCGCCGGCTGTACCCCTTCCGCTATCAAAAAAAGCACTCCGCATTGCTGTTGGAGCCATGTTTTTTATGGCCGGGCTCAGCTTTTCGAGCTGGGCATCGCGTATAGCCACTGTACAGCAGGACATGGGCCTTTCTGACGCGGCTTTGGGTGCAGTATTATTCGCGCTGCCTGTAGGTTTAATGTGCTCCCTCCCGTTTTCAGGCTGGATCATCACCAAAATAGGCAGTCGTAAGTTGCTTATCAGTGCCTTGTTAGTATATTCAGTAGCATTGGTGACTTTGGGGCTAGCTCAAAATCCATTCCAGCTCATCATTTGCCTCATATGTTTTGGCTTCAGCAGTAATGCCGTGAATATTTCTGTGAATACACAGGCTGTAATTACCGAAGAATTATATCAACGACCTATCCTGGCTTCGTTTCATGGTTTATGGAGTTCGGCAGGGTTTGTTGGTGCAGGTGTAGGTACTTTTATGATCGCTAATCACGTGGCACCTTATCTGCATTTTTTAATCATGATGGTAGTGATCATGATCGGTGTAATTGTAGCGGCACGCTATCTGAAAGATGATAAGGTAGCCAATGCTGGCCCGGTTTTCGTGATGCCCGATAGTTCGCTGATCAAGCTGGGGGTTATCGCTTTTTGCTCCATGATCTGCGAAGGTGCCATGTTTGATTGGAGTGTTATCTACTTTAAAAAAGTGGTACTTGCCCCTACGGCCCTTGTAGGTGTAGGTTTTACCGCTTTCATGCTTACCATGGCTGGAGGCCGCTTTTTTGCTGATAAATTCGCTCATCGCTATGGCTTAAAACGTACGCTGCAGGTAAGCGGTACATTAACGGCTACGGGCTTGCTTTTCGCGGTAGCATTTCCACATGTATATACGGCCATAGCCGGTTTTTTACTGGTAGGTGTTGGTGTATCATCAGTAGTGCCTATGGTTTTCAGCGCGGCTGGTAAATCAAAAACCATGCAGCCGGGTGTTGCTTTGGCGGCAGTATCAACCATAGGATTCCTGGGCTTTTTGGTAGGTCCTCCCCTAATTGGTTTTATAGCAGGTTTGGCCACTTTAAGAGCTTCCTTTATCCTGATAGCCTGCATGGGTGTATCTGTAGTAGTGGTATCTACCAAGGCCAAGATCTAA
- a CDS encoding PepSY domain-containing protein produces MASSAIKSSFYKWHRVLGLIGLVPVIFWTLSGLSHPFMSNWFRPSIAKEVFKPLPQSKMQPVLSLQQVMDQNNLHELRNFNLIHFNKGTFYQVQGRDSVYQYYSATDGVLLPNGDVQYAEYLARFFTQDSTSTLKSILLQTTFDAQYQPINHLLPVWKVSFNRPDGMDVYVETGHNRMGTFNNNTRKTMLWVFEQFHTWQFLADIAGDTFRNAFMLAIMVVMLFSLISGITIYGLFWKKFKTIQQNRKAKGTEDKRFVHRFHRQIGLIVSFVMFTFVVSGAFHLFVKLYHNEPAKADYGQVITRKQLTVSNLNLPIADSAIKQSGLVSFNGNTFYQVVDSKKEVLYFDTQTGKERELADEDYARFLSTYYHTQGSGLTTFKGRVKVDVIKQFNNEYGFINKRLPVARVSYPNGDNWYIETTSSKLATKVAGIDRAEGLSFIFLHKYFGMSWAGKDIRDIVSMLAALGVLVASLFGFAAFIKNK; encoded by the coding sequence ATGGCATCATCAGCAATAAAAAGTAGTTTTTATAAATGGCATCGCGTACTGGGCTTAATAGGCCTGGTACCGGTGATCTTTTGGACATTGAGCGGGCTTTCGCACCCATTTATGTCAAACTGGTTCAGGCCATCCATTGCCAAAGAGGTTTTTAAGCCTCTGCCGCAAAGCAAAATGCAGCCTGTACTATCGCTTCAGCAAGTGATGGATCAAAACAACCTGCACGAGCTGCGGAACTTTAATCTCATCCATTTTAACAAAGGCACCTTTTACCAGGTACAGGGGCGCGATAGTGTTTACCAATACTATTCGGCTACCGACGGCGTACTGCTGCCTAATGGCGACGTACAGTATGCCGAATACCTCGCCCGTTTTTTTACACAGGACTCTACATCTACCCTGAAAAGCATCCTGCTGCAAACCACTTTCGACGCGCAATACCAGCCCATCAATCACCTGCTGCCTGTTTGGAAAGTTTCCTTTAACCGCCCCGATGGTATGGATGTTTACGTAGAAACAGGCCATAACCGCATGGGTACATTTAATAATAACACCCGTAAAACCATGCTCTGGGTATTTGAGCAGTTCCACACCTGGCAGTTTTTGGCCGATATTGCCGGCGATACTTTCCGCAATGCGTTCATGTTGGCTATTATGGTGGTGATGTTGTTCTCGCTCATCAGCGGGATAACCATTTACGGCCTGTTCTGGAAAAAATTCAAAACCATACAGCAAAACCGTAAAGCCAAAGGCACGGAAGACAAACGTTTTGTACACCGTTTTCACCGGCAGATAGGCCTCATCGTTTCTTTTGTGATGTTCACATTTGTGGTAAGCGGGGCTTTTCACCTGTTTGTAAAACTATATCACAACGAACCCGCCAAGGCAGATTATGGGCAGGTGATCACCCGTAAGCAATTAACTGTTTCTAATCTCAACTTACCCATTGCCGATAGCGCCATCAAACAAAGCGGCCTGGTAAGCTTTAACGGTAATACTTTTTACCAGGTGGTCGACAGTAAAAAAGAAGTGCTTTATTTTGATACCCAAACCGGTAAAGAACGCGAATTGGCCGACGAGGACTATGCCCGTTTTTTAAGCACCTATTATCACACTCAAGGCTCTGGTTTAACTACCTTCAAAGGCAGGGTAAAAGTAGATGTGATCAAACAGTTTAATAACGAATACGGCTTTATCAACAAACGCCTGCCGGTTGCGCGGGTAAGCTATCCCAATGGCGATAACTGGTATATCGAAACAACATCGTCAAAACTGGCTACCAAAGTTGCCGGTATCGACAGGGCCGAGGGTTTATCCTTTATCTTCCTGCATAAATATTTTGGTATGAGCTGGGCCGGTAAGGATATCCGCGATATCGTGAGTATGCTGGCCGCCCTAGGTGTGTTGGTGGCATCGCTGTTTGGCTTTGCCGCTTTTATAAAAAATAAATAA
- a CDS encoding heavy metal-binding domain-containing protein — MKRSIIILCLAVWSLGTITACSNGNKATEKHQKKSKYTCTMHPDLSFDKPGVCSKCGMELVERDTTEN, encoded by the coding sequence ATGAAAAGATCAATCATTATTTTGTGTTTAGCCGTATGGTCATTAGGTACCATCACGGCTTGCAGTAATGGCAATAAAGCCACCGAAAAGCATCAAAAGAAAAGTAAGTACACCTGCACCATGCACCCCGACCTGAGCTTTGATAAACCCGGCGTTTGCTCCAAATGTGGTATGGAATTGGTGGAAAGGGATACAACGGAGAATTAG
- the budA gene encoding acetolactate decarboxylase: protein MKKSPIYFLLAVIGYSFTASAQQKAKPANLNNDNLFSAGLASAFIGGLYDSYYPYKQLKQHGDFGLGAPARLDGELLVFKGHLYQTQATGKTTEIPDTGKTPYAVVCFFNAKKVYKHSGTLNKTAFYGYLDSLLTNQNGIYAIHISGKFKLVKTRAFPPVEKPYLPLASMLDRQHFFNHADMNGDLIGFRIPKFMEGPHIAGYHFHFLSTDKVFGGHVVDLIAEDITVEIDPLSSFTLDVPQTADFNNFDFAKDRKEEIKSVENGKKQ, encoded by the coding sequence ATGAAAAAATCCCCTATTTATTTCTTGCTGGCTGTTATTGGTTACAGCTTTACGGCTTCGGCACAGCAAAAAGCAAAGCCCGCTAATCTCAATAATGACAACTTGTTCAGCGCCGGTTTAGCTTCGGCATTTATTGGTGGTTTGTATGATTCGTACTATCCTTATAAACAATTGAAGCAACACGGCGATTTTGGCTTGGGCGCCCCGGCCAGGCTCGATGGTGAACTGCTTGTTTTCAAGGGGCATCTTTATCAAACTCAGGCAACCGGCAAAACAACCGAGATACCTGATACCGGTAAAACACCTTACGCAGTAGTTTGCTTTTTTAATGCCAAAAAAGTGTATAAGCATAGCGGTACCTTAAACAAGACCGCGTTTTACGGTTATCTGGATAGCTTGCTCACCAATCAGAATGGTATTTACGCCATCCACATCAGCGGTAAATTTAAACTGGTAAAAACCAGGGCTTTCCCGCCGGTTGAAAAGCCGTACCTGCCACTGGCCTCCATGCTGGATAGGCAACATTTTTTTAACCATGCAGATATGAACGGCGACCTGATCGGCTTCCGGATACCAAAGTTTATGGAAGGTCCGCACATTGCCGGTTACCACTTTCACTTCTTATCCACAGATAAAGTTTTTGGAGGTCATGTGGTTGATCTGATAGCCGAAGATATTACGGTTGAAATTGATCCGTTAAGCAGTTTTACCCTTGATGTACCGCAGACAGCTGATTTTAACAATTTTGATTTTGCAAAAGATCGCAAGGAAGAGATAAAAAGTGTGGAGAACGGTAAAAAGCAATAG
- a CDS encoding TonB-dependent receptor, producing MKKYLILSILFISFFTRSYGQTTLQGTITDANTHEALVGASVCKADATTGVKLATTNAKGHFTINAQGVTKLKFAMVGYNARIVDVSTLKGQDLDIALEPSTVDLQPVVVTASREGQARQDAPIAISKINSTQIKDAKATALYQLLNKVAGVYMVNLGNEQHTMAIRQPITYNALYLYMEDGLPIRPTGIFNHNSLYEINMSGVKDIEVIKGPASSLYGSNSIGGAVNFITQGPPTGYAGNVSVQGDNYHYRRVDADGGFSQGKFGLYVGGYVAHQKDSWQDYSDFDKYSVNFKTTYDFNPTTRLTTAAAYNYLDTQTPGSLDSTRFYSRKYSANQRFTYRRVKAFRASTRLDHQWDDKNSTFVTLFFRDNSTAQLPSYYISDVRDNTGKYVSSNGQVNDQKFQSYGLLAQHRVDIDFLHSRLIGGVYMDDSPSSYYAQYLNIDKDVQNNYYTGFTNTGRYIDNYNIKLFNTAAYLQYEIKPVEALRIVGGLRYDRVHYDFTNSIPAGQTKYKQQETNNFNILAPKLGLTYDLGHNKGFYANYSVGFQPPETGDLYSSRQLTPLKQATFDNYEVGGWFSAFNKKLYFELSLFDMEGHNEIISQLLPDNTTQNQNAGATRHRGVEYSVTVAPVKELTFRFSGTNARHTYVEYSEVRSSNGTSTVISYNGNRMNNAPAWIANSELTYKPQYLPGFRIATEWQHINQYYTNPANTKTYGGYDIYNLRLGYDIKSSVIKGAGIWFNVLNLTNKLYATTVTSNQYGDTYNAAPPRTYTLGISYSFSKY from the coding sequence ATGAAAAAATATCTAATTCTATCTATACTATTTATATCATTTTTTACCCGGTCATACGGCCAAACCACTTTACAGGGAACTATTACAGATGCCAATACACATGAGGCTTTGGTAGGCGCATCTGTATGTAAAGCCGATGCAACGACCGGCGTAAAACTGGCTACAACCAATGCTAAAGGCCATTTTACCATCAATGCGCAAGGCGTAACCAAACTTAAATTTGCTATGGTGGGCTATAATGCCCGTATTGTTGATGTAAGCACTTTAAAAGGGCAGGATCTGGACATCGCCCTGGAACCTTCTACCGTCGATCTGCAGCCCGTGGTGGTAACCGCCAGCAGGGAAGGGCAGGCGCGGCAGGATGCACCTATCGCTATCAGCAAAATAAATTCCACCCAAATAAAAGATGCCAAAGCCACGGCATTGTATCAGCTATTAAACAAGGTAGCCGGTGTGTATATGGTGAACCTGGGTAACGAGCAGCATACTATGGCTATCCGTCAGCCCATTACTTATAACGCGCTTTATTTGTATATGGAAGATGGTTTGCCGATACGCCCAACGGGGATTTTTAACCATAACTCGCTGTATGAGATCAATATGTCGGGTGTTAAGGATATTGAGGTGATCAAAGGTCCGGCCTCATCGCTGTATGGCAGTAACTCCATTGGCGGCGCGGTTAACTTTATTACACAAGGGCCACCAACGGGTTACGCGGGCAATGTTTCTGTTCAGGGCGATAATTATCACTATCGCCGGGTTGATGCCGATGGTGGTTTTAGCCAGGGCAAGTTTGGTTTGTATGTTGGCGGATATGTTGCCCACCAGAAAGACAGCTGGCAGGATTACTCTGACTTTGACAAATACTCGGTTAACTTTAAAACCACTTATGATTTTAATCCTACCACGCGTTTAACCACAGCAGCAGCTTACAACTATCTGGACACCCAAACACCGGGTAGTTTGGATAGCACCCGTTTTTACAGCCGAAAGTATAGCGCCAATCAACGCTTTACTTACCGCAGGGTAAAGGCTTTTAGGGCCAGCACCCGATTGGATCATCAGTGGGATGATAAGAACAGTACTTTTGTGACCCTGTTCTTCCGCGATAACTCTACCGCGCAGCTGCCCAGCTATTATATCTCTGATGTGCGGGATAATACCGGCAAATACGTAAGCTCCAATGGACAGGTGAATGATCAGAAATTCCAGAGCTATGGTTTGTTGGCCCAGCATCGTGTGGATATTGATTTTCTGCACTCGCGCTTAATTGGTGGTGTGTATATGGACGATAGCCCGAGCTCATATTATGCACAATACCTGAATATTGATAAAGACGTACAGAACAATTACTACACCGGCTTTACCAACACGGGCAGGTATATTGATAATTACAACATCAAATTGTTCAATACAGCCGCTTATCTGCAATACGAAATAAAACCTGTAGAAGCCCTGCGCATTGTGGGAGGCTTGCGATATGACAGGGTGCATTATGATTTTACCAATAGCATCCCGGCAGGGCAAACCAAATACAAACAGCAGGAAACCAATAATTTTAACATCCTGGCGCCCAAGCTGGGTTTAACGTATGATCTGGGCCATAATAAAGGTTTCTACGCCAACTATAGTGTAGGTTTTCAACCACCAGAAACCGGCGATCTGTACAGCTCTCGCCAGCTAACACCATTGAAACAAGCTACTTTTGATAATTACGAAGTAGGCGGATGGTTTTCGGCGTTCAACAAGAAGTTATATTTTGAGTTGAGTTTGTTTGATATGGAAGGTCATAACGAGATCATCAGTCAGCTGTTGCCCGATAATACCACCCAAAACCAAAACGCAGGCGCAACCCGCCACCGCGGAGTAGAATATTCCGTAACCGTGGCTCCTGTTAAAGAGCTTACCTTCAGGTTTAGCGGTACCAATGCCCGCCATACTTATGTAGAGTACAGCGAAGTACGCAGCAGCAATGGTACCAGCACGGTGATCAGCTACAACGGTAACCGCATGAACAATGCACCCGCCTGGATAGCCAACTCCGAGCTGACCTATAAGCCACAGTATTTGCCGGGCTTCCGTATTGCTACGGAGTGGCAGCACATCAACCAGTATTATACCAACCCGGCCAATACTAAAACGTACGGCGGCTATGATATTTACAACCTGCGTTTGGGCTATGATATCAAAAGCAGCGTGATCAAAGGAGCCGGCATCTGGTTTAATGTACTCAACCTAACCAACAAGCTGTATGCAACCACGGTAACCAGCAACCAGTATGGCGACACGTATAACGCCGCGCCGCCACGTACCTACACTTTGGGCATCAGTTATTCTTTTTCAAAATATTGA
- a CDS encoding DUF3179 domain-containing (seleno)protein, with product MAYKNRSWIFWLGVILLIVPGLVHAYLLMPFPGSQDLDAITVCYYLEKLVNPLRVIGTLLVVWFLIKYYGKDTKRGNIVKITVLVLCLISFYFTDVAFKAEAMFKETSRVKFANGFTNKVPLNYLIIGVVNNGAARAYPVVYLGYHHKVQDEVGREPVLITYCTMCRTGRVYSPVINGVTQHFRLVGARHYNAIIEDESTKTWWYQATGLAAVGELKGHQLQELPYEQSTLGAWLQKHPATLIMQPDKLYADDYADLKNYDRVQVIDRDSTLKNKDSLIGKSWVVGVIINGKAKAYDWRRLNNKRLLNDEFNHQSLLLGVEHDSLTYHAWNTMVDGKKLHFNLGNDGLLTDQETASVWDWDGLCISGTQKGQRLTKVQAYQEYWRSWKHFHPTTIFWKGGEMEEPIAGIY from the coding sequence ATGGCATATAAGAATAGATCGTGGATATTTTGGCTGGGTGTTATTTTACTGATCGTACCGGGGTTGGTGCATGCTTACCTGCTGATGCCTTTTCCAGGCAGCCAGGATCTTGACGCCATTACTGTATGTTATTATCTCGAAAAACTGGTTAATCCTTTACGCGTTATCGGTACGTTACTGGTGGTTTGGTTCCTGATCAAATATTACGGAAAAGATACTAAAAGGGGCAATATTGTAAAGATAACTGTATTGGTGCTTTGTCTCATCAGTTTTTATTTTACCGATGTGGCCTTCAAGGCCGAGGCCATGTTTAAAGAAACAAGCAGGGTGAAATTTGCTAACGGCTTCACCAATAAAGTCCCTTTAAATTACTTAATTATAGGAGTAGTAAATAATGGCGCGGCCAGGGCCTATCCGGTAGTTTACCTGGGCTATCATCATAAGGTACAGGACGAAGTTGGGCGTGAACCCGTTTTAATAACTTACTGCACCATGTGCCGTACCGGTAGGGTATACAGCCCCGTTATAAATGGTGTTACGCAACATTTTAGGTTGGTAGGAGCAAGGCATTACAATGCTATTATTGAAGATGAAAGTACTAAAACCTGGTGGTACCAGGCTACGGGCCTTGCAGCTGTAGGGGAGTTGAAAGGTCATCAATTACAGGAATTGCCCTATGAACAATCAACCCTGGGAGCCTGGCTGCAAAAACATCCGGCCACATTAATTATGCAGCCCGATAAACTATATGCTGACGATTATGCCGATCTGAAAAATTACGACCGGGTGCAGGTTATTGATCGGGATAGCACACTGAAAAACAAAGACTCCCTGATTGGTAAAAGCTGGGTAGTGGGTGTAATCATCAACGGCAAAGCCAAGGCTTATGATTGGCGCCGTTTAAATAACAAACGCTTGCTTAATGATGAGTTTAATCACCAATCCTTGCTATTGGGCGTTGAGCACGATAGCCTTACTTATCATGCCTGGAACACGATGGTAGATGGTAAAAAACTGCATTTTAACCTGGGCAATGATGGCCTGCTGACTGATCAGGAAACGGCCTCGGTTTGGGATTGGGACGGCCTGTGTATATCGGGCACACAAAAAGGGCAGCGGCTAACCAAAGTACAAGCATATCAGGAGTACTGGCGCTCCTGGAAACATTTTCATCCAACTACGATATTCTGGAAAGGCGGCGAAATGGAAGAACCCATAGCTGGTATTTATTAA
- a CDS encoding glycoside hydrolase: MKRKFFTTAMLVGCFMVCMAAIADLNGKWAGKLVLGDGSEYPLLYNFKVDGDKLTGTALTPEGDVQIANGKTDGTTFSFSVTTSGMDIPHTGKFYGDSTGIDLEINGAKVHSVLKRPEEKK; this comes from the coding sequence ATGAAAAGAAAGTTTTTTACTACCGCGATGTTGGTAGGTTGTTTTATGGTTTGTATGGCAGCCATTGCCGATCTGAATGGTAAATGGGCCGGGAAATTAGTTTTGGGCGATGGTTCAGAATATCCATTACTATATAATTTTAAAGTAGATGGCGACAAATTAACCGGAACGGCTTTAACACCAGAAGGTGATGTGCAGATAGCTAATGGTAAAACAGATGGTACCACTTTTTCATTCAGTGTTACTACCAGCGGCATGGATATTCCGCATACAGGTAAATTTTATGGCGATTCAACAGGTATCGATCTGGAAATTAACGGCGCAAAAGTTCATTCTGTATTAAAAAGACCAGAAGAAAAGAAATAA
- a CDS encoding carboxymuconolactone decarboxylase family protein, which translates to MPYIPLDENLPGITGLLNYRQDTALPIRQLTQILLRGESTLTEGERELIATVVSNGNECRFCTNAHTAAANVLLGETETAEKVKNDPDNAPVSEKMKCLLEIARQTQVSGKNVSPALVDKARNAGATDLEIHDTVLIAALFSLYNRYVDGLASVTPTDPAFYDHLAGILKNSGYLPSANRYAALNPEV; encoded by the coding sequence ATGCCATACATACCGTTAGACGAAAACCTGCCCGGAATTACAGGTTTACTAAACTATCGTCAGGATACTGCGCTACCCATCAGGCAGCTAACCCAGATTTTGTTGCGTGGTGAATCGACCCTGACTGAAGGGGAGCGCGAACTGATAGCTACCGTAGTAAGTAATGGAAATGAATGCCGGTTTTGTACTAATGCGCACACTGCCGCAGCTAATGTGCTTTTGGGCGAAACAGAAACAGCAGAAAAGGTAAAGAATGACCCCGATAACGCTCCCGTAAGCGAAAAAATGAAGTGCCTGCTTGAAATTGCCCGCCAAACACAGGTAAGCGGTAAAAATGTAAGCCCGGCTTTGGTTGATAAGGCCCGTAACGCCGGCGCTACCGATCTGGAAATACATGATACCGTATTAATTGCCGCATTGTTTAGTTTATATAATCGTTATGTTGATGGGTTGGCCAGTGTAACCCCAACAGATCCTGCTTTTTATGATCACCTTGCAGGTATATTGAAAAACAGTGGCTATTTGCCATCAGCAAACAGATACGCAGCTTTAAATCCCGAAGTATAA
- a CDS encoding glycoside hydrolase: MKRKIFATVAMVIGVMICFAAVMNINGKWTGTLKLPNNTTFVLNYTFKVDSDKLTGTAHMPEGDVQITDGMINGSDFSFNVPVPDGNAPHTGKIYADSIQMHIVYKGEHLNTVLKRAN; encoded by the coding sequence ATGAAAAGAAAAATATTTGCAACCGTTGCCATGGTTATTGGTGTCATGATATGTTTTGCCGCGGTGATGAACATTAACGGAAAGTGGACAGGAACGCTCAAATTGCCCAACAATACCACGTTTGTATTAAACTACACTTTTAAGGTGGATAGCGACAAACTTACCGGCACGGCTCACATGCCCGAAGGGGACGTACAAATTACCGATGGTATGATCAACGGAAGCGATTTTTCTTTCAATGTACCCGTGCCCGATGGCAATGCTCCGCATACCGGTAAAATTTACGCAGATTCAATTCAGATGCATATTGTTTACAAAGGGGAGCATCTGAACACGGTGTTGAAGCGAGCCAATTAA
- a CDS encoding glycoside hydrolase, whose product MKRTILTTALLICCFLASFAAIADFSGMWTGSLKVENGEVYPLLYNFKIDGDKLTGTAKTPKGDLPIDDGKITGNEFKFTVTLGDMEIAHTGKFYTDSIGVDIAVGDTKAHTTLLRKK is encoded by the coding sequence ATGAAAAGGACAATTTTAACGACCGCCCTGTTAATTTGCTGCTTTTTAGCCAGTTTTGCAGCTATCGCCGACTTCTCCGGCATGTGGACAGGCTCCCTAAAAGTTGAAAACGGCGAGGTTTATCCGCTCCTTTACAATTTTAAAATTGATGGTGATAAATTAACCGGGACTGCCAAAACTCCAAAAGGCGACCTGCCTATTGACGATGGCAAAATAACCGGTAACGAATTTAAATTCACCGTAACGCTGGGCGACATGGAGATTGCCCACACCGGCAAATTTTATACAGATTCTATAGGAGTTGATATTGCAGTGGGTGATACCAAAGCGCATACAACGCTGTTGAGGAAGAAGTAG